From the genome of Haloarcula taiwanensis:
CGCGCGCCGCCGAAGACCTCGCGGATATCGAGGTCCCCGAGTACGCGCAGGTCATCCGGACGATGGCCGCAGAGATGTGCCGCATCGCCTCCCACGAACTCGCGCTGGCGACGTTCGCGCTGGACGTGTTCGGCGACTTCACCGCCGTCTTCCAGTACGGCATCCGCGACCGCGAAATCGTCCAGAACCTGCTCGAAGATCTGACCGGCCAGCGGCTGATGTTCAATTACCTCCGGCTGGGCGGGGTCGCCTGGGACCTGCCCGAGCCCCGCGAGGAGTACTTCGAGAAGATCCGCGACTTCCTCGATGACCTCCCGCACAAGCTCGAAGAAATCCACGACCTCGTCACCGGGAACGAGATTTTCCAGATGCGGTGTGTCGACACCGGCGTCCTCTCCCCGGAGCAGGTCAAGCAGTACGGCGCGACCGGCCCCGTGGCACGCGGCTCCGGCGTCGACTACGACATCCGGCGCGATGACCCGTACGGCTACTACGACGAACTCGACTGGAACGTCGTCACCGAGCAAGGCGGCGACAACTTCAGTCGCGTTCTCGTCCGCCTCCGCGAGGTCGAAGAGTCCGCCCGCATCATCGAGCAGTGTGTCGACCTGCTAGAGCAGTGGCCGGAAGACGACCGCGAGATTCAGGCCAACGTCCCGCGGACGCTCCGCCCGGACCCCGACAAGGAGATCTACCGCTCCGTCGAGGGTGCGAAGGGCGAACTCGGCATCTACATCCGCTCGGACGGGACGGACAAGCCGGCCCGGTTCAAGATCCGCAGCCCGTGCTTCTCGAACCTGCAGACGCTGCCGGAGATGTCCCAGGGCGAGTACATCCCTGACATGATCGCCTCGCTCGGGAGCCTCGACATCGTGCTCGGGGAGGTGGACCGGTAATGCAGTCGGCGCCGTTACCGGAAACGCTCGCGAACCTGCTGGGGCTGGATCCCAACAGCACGGCCGTGATGATCGTGCTGAGCCTCGTCGGGGCCGGACTCATCGGGACACTCATGATGACGAACACGGCGCTTGCCGGCCCGTGGGCGAAGCGAAAGATTACGGCCGCGTTCACTGACCGCATCGCCGTCGACCGCATCGGTCCGTACGGGCTGTTCATCATCGTGGCCGACGCCGTCCGGCTGCTGTCGAAGGAACTCATCGTTCCCGAAGGCGTCGACCGACCGGCGTGGGACCTCGCGCCGCTGATTATCGCCAGTACCGCGCTGCTTGGCTTCGCCGTGATTCCGATGGGGAACGGCATCCACCTCGCCGACCCCGAAGTCGGGCTGGCGTACGTGTTCGCCGTGGCCTCGACCACGTCGATCGGTCTCGTGATGGCCGGCTACGCATCGAACAACAAGTACTCGTTCCTCGGCGGGCTGCGCGCCGTCGCGCAGAACCTCGCCTACGAGATCCCGCTCATTCTGACGGGCGCGTCGGTCGTCATCTTCGCCGGCTCGCTCCAGATGAGCGAAATCGTCGCGGCCCAGCAGCAGTCGCTGATCGGCCCGCTGCCGTCGTGGTACGCGTTCGTGAACCCATTCGCGTTCGTGCTGTTCATGATCGCGAACCTCGCGGAGGTCGGCCGGAACCCGTTCGACATCCCGGAAGCGCCGACCGAGATTGTCGCCGGCTACCAGACCGAGTACTCCTCAGTGTACTTCGTCCTGATCTACCTCGGGGAGTTCATCCACATCTTCCTCGGTGGGGCGATCATCGCTACGATCTTCCTCGGTGGACCGGCCGGTCCGGTTCTCCCGGGCATCGTCTGGTTCCTCATCAAGATCTGGGGCGTCTTCCTGTTCACGCAGTGGGCCCGCTCGGCGGTGCCCCGCGTCCGGATCGACCAGCTCATCGAAATCGGCTGGAAGGGAATGCTGGTGCTCTCGCTGGCGAACCTGCTGCTGACTGCCGTTATTGTCGGGGTGACCGTCTGATGACGGCCACACGAACCGACCCGCGAGCGACCGGAGGTGACCTGTCATGATTGGAATCCTGAAATCAATGGCGACGACGATGAAACACGCCCTCGACGGGGAGACGTTCACGGTGGAGTACCCGGACGTCGCCCCCGAGGTGAGTCCCCGCTTCCGCGGCGTCCACAAGTGGAGCCAGGAGCGGTGTATCTGGTGTCGGCAGTGTGAGAACGTCTGCCCGAACAACACCATCCAGATCGTGATGGACGAGCAGCGCAACGGCGAGCAGTACAACCTCCACATCGGCCAGTGTATCTACTGCCGGCTGTGTGAGGAGGTCTGCCCGACTGACGCGATTCTGCTGACCCAGAACTTCGAGTTCACCGCGGACACGAAAGACGAGTTCGCCTACGACAAGGAGCAACTCAAGAACGTGCCGTGGTACAAGGATATCGACCCGCTGGAGTCCCGCGAACCCGACCGGGGCGCGTGGATCGGCGAGGGCGACGGCGAAGTGGATTACCAGTAATCCCTTTTGCGGCGGATTTTATCGGGCTTCTCTTAGGACAGGCGTCGCGGCTCCTTCGTCCGTACGTGCCGAGGTGACGTGCTGCTCAGCGAGGCTGGCTTTCCAGTAGTACTCCCAGAGTAGACTGTCTCAATCGCCCGAACCCATCTAGATACTGATGCGTATTCTCCAGAAGGACAGAAGTGCCCCGAAATATGGGGGCCATACCGGCAAACAGTGGCTCTACTGGCGAGACGAAAGAGGAATCTTCAAAGGGACGCCGCAAAGAGTCTCCAAGTAAGATGGCACTGGCAGAGTCAATTGCGTTCGCGCTGTTCGCTATCGTAACGGTGAGCAGCGCTGCGGGCGTCGTGTTAGTCCGGGACGTCTGGCACTCGGCGCTGTTACTGGGCGTTTCACTCGTCAGCGTCGCAGTGTTCTACGTAATGAACCAGGCGGCGTTCGTCGCAACGATGCAGATCCTGGTGTACGTCGGCGGCGTCCTCGTTCTCATCACCTTCGCGGTGATGCTGACCCGCGAGGACGAGTCGGTGATCGAGGTGACACCATGACCACAAAGCCCGAACTACAGACGGAGGGGAGTTTCGTCGCTGGACTGGCCGCAATCGCCCTGTTCGTCGTCCTCGGTGCAGTGTTCATGGGCGTCTCGTTTCCCGCGCCAGCGGGCTTTGGCGAGGGAGCAGCAATAACTAAGAGCCTCGGCGCGGCGATGTTCGACATCGCTCCGAGCGCGATTATGGGCGAGGGTGAGACGGCTGTTCCCGGTGAAGGGTTCCTCGTTGCCTTCGAGACTATCGACATCGTGCTGGTAGCCGCACTCGTTGGGGCCGTCATGCTTGCCCGACGAGAGGGTGCTGGCGAGTCAGTAACACTCGGTGTCGAAACCACGGATGACGACGACATGGCTGTTGCCGCTGACGGTGGCCCGGGGGGTGACGACTCGTGATTCCGGCTGAGACGTACCTCCTCCTGTCGGCGGCCATATTCTGTATCGGTCTGTTCGGCATCCTCACCCGACGGAACGCGCTCATCTTCCTGATGTCCGTCGAGTTGATGCTGAACGCTGCGAATATCAACCTCGTCGCGTTCTCGCTGCAACACGGGAACCTCACCGGCCAGGTGTTCACCCTGTTCACGATGGCACTCGCCGCCGCGGAGGTCGCCATCGGCATCGGTATCGTCCTGGTCCTGTACCGCAACTTCACAGACGTGGACGTGACGAAGGCGACGACGATGAGGTGGTAACAGATGGCTGCATTCACATACGCTCCGGCGATTGTCCTGCTGCCGTTCGTATCGTTCCTCGTCGCGCTGTTCGCCGGCGACCGCATGCCGAAAGGCGGCGCGTTAGCTGGCATCACCGCGA
Proteins encoded in this window:
- a CDS encoding NADH dehydrogenase subunit D encodes the protein MSLEKPSRDTALDVGVTEDGLDYDALADLLGGHVLDREEHVNAEGFVIRPDEVQEVLSTLKEEAGFDHCACVTAQEYDDRYESIYHLRKYNDPTQELSIVVPSPKDDPHNESAARVYDTADWHEREAYDLVGIDYDDHPDLRRILLPETWQGHPLSQDYNQDQPQIVSLREHANPLKDDKRSEDDPDTMFVNIGPHHPATHGVLHVETVLDGEQIADLEPDIGYLHRCEEQMCQQGTYRHQIMPYPDRWDYISAGILNEWAYARAAEDLADIEVPEYAQVIRTMAAEMCRIASHELALATFALDVFGDFTAVFQYGIRDREIVQNLLEDLTGQRLMFNYLRLGGVAWDLPEPREEYFEKIRDFLDDLPHKLEEIHDLVTGNEIFQMRCVDTGVLSPEQVKQYGATGPVARGSGVDYDIRRDDPYGYYDELDWNVVTEQGGDNFSRVLVRLREVEESARIIEQCVDLLEQWPEDDREIQANVPRTLRPDPDKEIYRSVEGAKGELGIYIRSDGTDKPARFKIRSPCFSNLQTLPEMSQGEYIPDMIASLGSLDIVLGEVDR
- a CDS encoding NADH dehydrogenase, yielding MQSAPLPETLANLLGLDPNSTAVMIVLSLVGAGLIGTLMMTNTALAGPWAKRKITAAFTDRIAVDRIGPYGLFIIVADAVRLLSKELIVPEGVDRPAWDLAPLIIASTALLGFAVIPMGNGIHLADPEVGLAYVFAVASTTSIGLVMAGYASNNKYSFLGGLRAVAQNLAYEIPLILTGASVVIFAGSLQMSEIVAAQQQSLIGPLPSWYAFVNPFAFVLFMIANLAEVGRNPFDIPEAPTEIVAGYQTEYSSVYFVLIYLGEFIHIFLGGAIIATIFLGGPAGPVLPGIVWFLIKIWGVFLFTQWARSAVPRVRIDQLIEIGWKGMLVLSLANLLLTAVIVGVTV
- a CDS encoding (4Fe-4S)-binding protein, which translates into the protein MIGILKSMATTMKHALDGETFTVEYPDVAPEVSPRFRGVHKWSQERCIWCRQCENVCPNNTIQIVMDEQRNGEQYNLHIGQCIYCRLCEEVCPTDAILLTQNFEFTADTKDEFAYDKEQLKNVPWYKDIDPLESREPDRGAWIGEGDGEVDYQ
- a CDS encoding NADH dehydrogenase (Catalyzes the transfer of electrons from NADH to ubiquinone); its protein translation is MALAESIAFALFAIVTVSSAAGVVLVRDVWHSALLLGVSLVSVAVFYVMNQAAFVATMQILVYVGGVLVLITFAVMLTREDESVIEVTP
- a CDS encoding NADH dehydrogenase produces the protein MTTKPELQTEGSFVAGLAAIALFVVLGAVFMGVSFPAPAGFGEGAAITKSLGAAMFDIAPSAIMGEGETAVPGEGFLVAFETIDIVLVAALVGAVMLARREGAGESVTLGVETTDDDDMAVAADGGPGGDDS
- a CDS encoding NADH-quinone oxidoreductase subunit K, coding for MIPAETYLLLSAAIFCIGLFGILTRRNALIFLMSVELMLNAANINLVAFSLQHGNLTGQVFTLFTMALAAAEVAIGIGIVLVLYRNFTDVDVTKATTMRW